One window of the Shewanella maritima genome contains the following:
- a CDS encoding single-stranded DNA-binding protein, translated as MLTIEVFQEDVNVTSRKLPPKDGNEGRVFYEQTAYAHLGDKFPVKMTLQVDGPAAVYPAGKYEISEKSFVINNFGGLELKRFGLVINKLDKQTSSAPVISK; from the coding sequence ATGTTAACCATTGAAGTTTTCCAAGAAGATGTAAACGTAACCAGTCGTAAGTTACCGCCTAAAGATGGCAATGAAGGTCGTGTGTTCTATGAGCAAACGGCATATGCACATCTTGGCGATAAGTTTCCCGTCAAGATGACGCTGCAAGTCGATGGCCCAGCAGCTGTATACCCAGCAGGCAAATATGAAATCTCTGAGAAAAGCTTTGTCATAAACAACTTTGGTGGTCTTGAGCTTAAACGCTTTGGCTTAGTTATCAACAAACTTGATAAGCAGACAAGCAGCGCACCAGTCATTTCAAAATAA
- a CDS encoding helix-turn-helix domain-containing protein yields the protein MSDLNMSIGSVLKDKRLALGIKQEDIAEQLGVTVQTVSKWERDVTEPKASQVFSLSKILRLSEKSICKGETSSVSDNPMDFMMKFGKVIHHLNDTALMVTLYDHIEDEESFYEDLVKQSDLPKEAF from the coding sequence ATGAGCGACTTAAACATGAGTATTGGTAGCGTACTAAAAGATAAACGACTTGCATTAGGTATTAAGCAAGAAGATATTGCCGAACAGCTCGGTGTAACTGTACAAACGGTCAGCAAGTGGGAAAGAGACGTAACTGAGCCTAAAGCTAGCCAAGTATTCTCATTGTCTAAGATTTTGCGCTTATCAGAGAAAAGTATCTGTAAGGGTGAAACCTCTAGTGTTAGTGATAACCCTATGGATTTCATGATGAAGTTCGGAAAAGTAATTCACCATCTAAATGACACAGCTTTGATGGTGACGTTATACGATCACATCGAAGATGAAGAATCATTTTACGAAGATTTGGTAAAGCAATCTGATTTACCAAAGGAAGCTTTTTAA